GAGGCTTCGATAATATTGTTATTTTCATCGAGCATTTCTAGAAAGCTCTGTGCCATTTCAGAATCATTCCAAAAATTGAATAATTCATCTTCTGCTTCAGAAAATTCAAACTCTTCATTTCGTTCTGTTTCAAGAATCTCTTCATGAAGTTGAACAACATAGATTAGATTTTCTAGAAGAGTCGACCAGTAAAATTTTAAAGGTGTATAAGACTCTAATTTATTATCCTTAACTAATTCCTTAAGTGCTTGAAGAAACTCAGCAGATAGATGCTCAGTTGTGTAACCAGCAAGCATGTCCTCTCTTATATCCTGAATCAATTCAGCATAAGACATCATTACATTTTGTTTAATCGTTCCATGAAATTCTTTAGAACAAATGTTTTTTGAAGTAATCATGTGGAAATCTCTTGGGAAAGAAGGAAGGAAGTATAAATGGCTGGGATGGCCGGATTCGAACCGGCGACCAATAGATTAACAGTCTACTGCGCTACCGCTGCGCCACATCCCAACTATTTATGAGTAATTGTTATAAGTGTTTTTTTGATTGTTGTCTAGCCCCTTTTTTTAAAAAAAATGCGTAAATACAACTTGTTGTCAGGCATATACCCGATAAAAAAGCTCAAGATTTTTATGATACTGACCGATAATAGTATTAGAAATCTAAAAGGATTGATAATGGCAGCAGCTCAAAATCTTCTCATGGATCTCTTAAGGATCTTAACTCCTGAAGAAATCAATAAGTTAACCTCATCTTCTGAAGGCGATAAGAGAGTTTCGCTTACAGATATGATGAACTTACGTGCAACTGGAGAAGAAATTGATTTTAGCGATAAGGCCAATATGGCAAAAATCCTTCCTTTTAAAAGAAAAGATGAAGCTGATGGTGAAGCTGAGGATAGTGAAATTTTTGCAGGAAAAGACTGTGTTGAATATATTGCTCAGCACTATTTAAAAAGAGAACTCAACGATAATTTGGTTGATAAAGAAACCGGTCAAACGGTTGAGACATCTCACTTTATTTTAAATGAGAAAAAGCGATTTACTTATTCCCAGTCTAAGCTGAAAGGGAGTGAGGTTTTAAAGCTTTATCAAAAAAATAGTGTCGTAGATATTGAGCAAGAGAAAAAGCTTAAAGATGATCTTTCAAAGTCTGCGCAAACTGGTGTTCTTGTAAATAAGAGACAATTCTAAAAAAAGGCCCTCTTATAAAGAGGGCCAAATATCTTAGTCCATAAGACCAGGGACAGAATCTAATGTTTCGGTAAAATCATTATCGACTTCCAGTGAAGCTAGCTGATAAACACATGAATCGATTGTTGTAACAGCGGCAGGATGGTAGTTCCCAGAATTTTTAACACCACCAAATGGTAGCTTAGCACTTGCCCCAACTGTTGATCTATTTCTGTTACAGAGACCTGCATCAATATCGATCAAACATTTTTCAAAAATACTATCGTCTTTAGTAAATACAGATGAAGCTAGGCCATATTCTGTTTTATTGGCCATCTCAATCGCTTCTTCAATATCTGTGTAAGGAATAAATGTATTGTTTGGACCAAAAATTTCACTCGCAAGAAAGTGACTATTATCATCCCATTTTTCAGCGAAATGAATTGATGGAGAAACAAAGTATCCTTTTGTATCTCTTTCAAGTTGCTTACCGCGCATGATTTCTTCAAGACCTTCGCGTTTAGCCATTCCTTGGAAAAGTAAATATTGATCAAGTGATCTTTGGTCAATGAGAGGTCCCATGAATGGTTTAACTTCTTCATTGAGAGGATGATCAACAATGATTCTCTTAGCAAGGTCATGAAAACGAGAAATGAATTCGTCTTTAAGCGAGTCGTGAATCAGTGTTATAGCTGTTGAAGTACATCTTTGACCTGTTGTAAGAAAAGAAGCCTTTAACAACTCAACAAGTGCGTGCTCAATATCTGCATCAGAGTGGATGATTGTTGGGTTCTTCCCACCAAGTTCTAGTGAAACTTGTTTACCAAGATCTTTGTGCGTTTGTTCAACAATCTTAAGGCCGACTTCTTTTGATCCAGTAAAGAAAACACCCTTGATATTTTTTTCTTTTAAAATTCTACGTGCAATCTCACCGTCACCTTGAATCAAGTTTAGAACGCCTTTTGGAAATCCTGCTTCAACTAGACATTCAAACATTAGTTGAGCGCTGTAGCACGTTTTCTCTGAAGGTTTGAAAATAATTGAGTTCCCTGCAATAAGACAACTTAGGATCTGTCCGTTTGCCAGGTGACAAGGAAAATTAAATGGACCAATGATCAGAGATGGACCAATTGGTTTATAGATTACATTCCCTTCTGTGTGGGCCATGATCTCCGGATAATTTTTCGTGTTGATTCTTGGTAGGGAGTCACTAATTGTAACATCTACTTTAGAAGCGAGAGCACCAGCTTCTGTACGTGCTTCCCACAATGGCTTTCCTGCTTCAAGAGCAATTGCTGTTGCAATCTCCTCTTTTTTAGCAATAACCATTTCTTTATATCTTCTTAGAATTTCAATTCTTTTTTCTAGGGGTGTTTTTCTCCAAACTTTGAAACCTTCATTAGCCGATTCGATAATGGCATCGACATGGCGGTATTCAACAGGACATTCCCATAATGTTTTCTCAGTATCGGCAGGACATTCTCTTACAATGATTTTGTCCGCGCGGTTGGTTCCGTTCGTTTCAACTTGATGAAATTCGCCGTGAAAGTAGTTACCTTTGAGTTGCATATAAAATCCTTTTAAATAAATGTTAAATTTACTTCTAGACTGTCGTCGAGATCAAATTCTGATTGATAGTCTTTTGAAATAAAATATTTGCCATCTTCTGTGATTGAAACTTCTGTGCAAACTGATAAGAACTTATGCTCTTTCGAAGGTAATTGTATCAGAGCTAACTTTTTATTCTTTTCATCTAGCTTGTCGCTAAAAGAAATGGTGTTCTTTTCAATATTTTTAACGACAGAAACTTCATTAAGTTCAGCACGATAGTGAGGTCCACCATCAAAAGGGTCAACTTCTTCAGTATAGTTAAAACCAATTTTCTCGAGCATCTTCTTAACTGGAATCGTATCTTTACCAACTTTTCCAATAGCATTTCTTGCTTCAATAGGGAGGAGTGTTTCATAGATAATTCCAGAAGGCCAAAGGCTTAAAATAAACTCTTTGTTGCTTCTGCTGAGAATGTCGGCATCATGATATTCCATATTGAGAAATCTTCTACCAATCGCTTCCCAAAGTGGAGAGCGACCATCTTTATCAAATGGAGGCATAAGTTCAGAGTGAATAGTGCTCTTGAATTGCTTTTGATTTAATCCCATATAAAGAAAACGAACGAATGAAAGTTGCTTTCCTAATTTATTTGGGTTGCTTCTATATTCTGGATCAAGAATTAAACCACCGATTTCTGTCGGTCCGTTAGTATCGTGACCAAGCTTCAAAGTACCGTGTATGAAACCAGTATTAATAGAACGAGAGAATTTGTTTTCCTGACTTACTTTTAAAAAGAAGTGAGGTTCATCTTCTGTTCCATGTTGGGCATGAATCATTGAGCAGCCAATAACAGATTTTTTTTCCACATCTTCTAAAACAAAGATGTAGTGATTTTCAGCGAGATCTTTTGACGGATTCTCAAAAGCTAGAATAGAGCTTTTAATTTTCGCTTCAATAATGTCTCTATCTTGAGGCAGGTTGATAAAAACGTAATGCTGACTCAAGGCAAATAAATCATCTAAATCTTTTAAAGAAGCTGGTCTAAGCAAAAACATTGAAACTCCTATAAAACTTCTGCAGCCGTCTTTTCGATAATAGAAAAGATCTCATCAATATGCTCATCTGTTAGAGCAAGTGGAAGCAGAAATCTAACTCTTACAGGATCTTTACCCGCTAAGAATGAAACGATTCCATTTTCAAAAAGTTTCTTGATGAAAGCAGATGTTGTTTCTTTAGAAGCATCGCCAACTTCAAAAGAGATCATTGTTCCAACTCCACCAGCATAACCAATTTTATCTTTGCAAGTTGTGTTTCCAAGGTGGTTCAGTTTAGAGATAAACTTCTCTTCTAATTGTTGAATCCTACCATTTTCTCCATAGAAATTACCTTCTGTTAAATAACGAACAATCTTATTACCAGCATTAAGTGCAGCAATAGAACCATTAAATGTACCAGCGATTAGACCAGGTTTTGGATTCAACTCTTCTGTAAAGAACGTTCCACAAGCTTGAAGAGCTTTTCCTGTTGTTACAATATCAACGTATTGATCTAATCCAAAGTGTTGGAAAGCAAATAGTTCTCTCGTTCTAGCGAATGACTGAACTTCATCAACCCAGATATAGAGACCGTTTTCCTTGGCCCACTTAAATACACCTTCATAATATTCTTTTGTTCCATAAACAAAACCAGCTTCACCCTGAACAAGTTCAAGCATGATGGCACAGTGTTGATTAGGATACTCTTTTACAACTTCTTTTAGAGCGTTAAGAGTTTTATCAAGCGCATTTTCTGGATCTGTATGATCAAAGTGAGGAACGTGATCAACTTTGATCGATGAAGGCATACCTTCTCGATAGGCTGCATTATAAGTAATATCTTGCGTTGCAATACTTCTTCCTGCAAAAGCTTTTTGAAAAGCAATGAGTCTATAGTTTGGAGCTTTCTTTTGCCATAGCATTTTA
This region of Halobacteriovorax sp. GB3 genomic DNA includes:
- a CDS encoding aldehyde dehydrogenase family protein, translated to MQLKGNYFHGEFHQVETNGTNRADKIIVRECPADTEKTLWECPVEYRHVDAIIESANEGFKVWRKTPLEKRIEILRRYKEMVIAKKEEIATAIALEAGKPLWEARTEAGALASKVDVTISDSLPRINTKNYPEIMAHTEGNVIYKPIGPSLIIGPFNFPCHLANGQILSCLIAGNSIIFKPSEKTCYSAQLMFECLVEAGFPKGVLNLIQGDGEIARRILKEKNIKGVFFTGSKEVGLKIVEQTHKDLGKQVSLELGGKNPTIIHSDADIEHALVELLKASFLTTGQRCTSTAITLIHDSLKDEFISRFHDLAKRIIVDHPLNEEVKPFMGPLIDQRSLDQYLLFQGMAKREGLEEIMRGKQLERDTKGYFVSPSIHFAEKWDDNSHFLASEIFGPNNTFIPYTDIEEAIEMANKTEYGLASSVFTKDDSIFEKCLIDIDAGLCNRNRSTVGASAKLPFGGVKNSGNYHPAAVTTIDSCVYQLASLEVDNDFTETLDSVPGLMD
- a CDS encoding arginine N-succinyltransferase, with product MFLLRPASLKDLDDLFALSQHYVFINLPQDRDIIEAKIKSSILAFENPSKDLAENHYIFVLEDVEKKSVIGCSMIHAQHGTEDEPHFFLKVSQENKFSRSINTGFIHGTLKLGHDTNGPTEIGGLILDPEYRSNPNKLGKQLSFVRFLYMGLNQKQFKSTIHSELMPPFDKDGRSPLWEAIGRRFLNMEYHDADILSRSNKEFILSLWPSGIIYETLLPIEARNAIGKVGKDTIPVKKMLEKIGFNYTEEVDPFDGGPHYRAELNEVSVVKNIEKNTISFSDKLDEKNKKLALIQLPSKEHKFLSVCTEVSITEDGKYFISKDYQSEFDLDDSLEVNLTFI
- a CDS encoding aminotransferase class III-fold pyridoxal phosphate-dependent enzyme, translating into MIHGVHSNEIQELSNKLFSEILKEQQKVMAVKPADEDKKHLTEEVLKEYEGYKGRGFFFNYMASGRGHGPFTEIIDGSVKYDLIGAIGPNLLGHSHPLYIKAHLEAATNDVMMCGNLLSHLEPYELSKTLIDSVKGSRLKHFWFAGSGSFANDSALKMLWQKKAPNYRLIAFQKAFAGRSIATQDITYNAAYREGMPSSIKVDHVPHFDHTDPENALDKTLNALKEVVKEYPNQHCAIMLELVQGEAGFVYGTKEYYEGVFKWAKENGLYIWVDEVQSFARTRELFAFQHFGLDQYVDIVTTGKALQACGTFFTEELNPKPGLIAGTFNGSIAALNAGNKIVRYLTEGNFYGENGRIQQLEEKFISKLNHLGNTTCKDKIGYAGGVGTMISFEVGDASKETTSAFIKKLFENGIVSFLAGKDPVRVRFLLPLALTDEHIDEIFSIIEKTAAEVL